A single window of Candidatus Methanoperedens sp. DNA harbors:
- a CDS encoding endonuclease, translating to MKKVYDLLRRELGPRHWWPADTAFEVVIGAILTQQTRWENVERAIKNLKDHSLLEADNLSKVKTEELEELIRCTGFYRQKAMRLKNISAFFHENPDLLEKPANELRNVLLSLDGVGNETADSIVLYAADKPKFVIDAYTKRMCKCIGIEGDYRKLQSVFESSLPPDVSLYKEFHALIVEYGKQFCGKKRCSECILTENDKT from the coding sequence ATGAAAAAGGTTTATGATCTGCTCCGTCGTGAACTTGGTCCCAGGCATTGGTGGCCAGCAGATACGGCTTTTGAGGTTGTTATCGGAGCTATTCTCACACAGCAGACAAGGTGGGAGAATGTGGAAAGGGCGATAAAGAACCTGAAAGATCATAGCCTGCTGGAAGCAGATAATCTTTCAAAAGTTAAAACGGAAGAACTGGAAGAACTTATCAGGTGTACGGGATTTTACAGGCAAAAAGCTATGAGATTAAAAAATATTTCGGCATTTTTCCACGAAAATCCTGATCTTCTTGAAAAACCTGCCAACGAACTCCGCAATGTCCTTCTTTCCCTGGACGGAGTAGGTAACGAAACAGCTGACAGTATCGTATTATACGCGGCAGATAAACCAAAATTCGTGATTGATGCCTATACAAAAAGGATGTGCAAATGCATCGGGATAGAGGGCGATTACAGAAAACTCCAATCGGTCTTTGAGAGTTCGCTGCCTCCTGATGTTTCCCTGTATAAGGAATTCCATGCCCTGATTGTCGAATACGGAAAACAATTCTGCGGGAAAAAACGATGCTCTGAATGTATATTGACAGAAAATGACAAAACGTAA
- the npdG gene encoding NADPH-dependent F420 reductase — translation MKIAILGGTGSIGEGFALRWAGKHEILVCSREIDKAVNAAEEYTNILLYRGLQCYGITGCGNEKAIEEADVVVLSVPYKGVISLINKLLPLFKNQIVISLVVPMTKNGLFKYTPPHQGSAALEIQEILPKTVKVVSSYHNVSARKLAKLELSLDYDVVVCGDDENAKQTVMELTREIKSLRPLDGGGLASSYMIESLTPFLINLAIRNGLSDLGVKFV, via the coding sequence ATGAAAATAGCAATACTTGGAGGTACAGGCAGCATCGGGGAAGGATTCGCCCTGCGATGGGCAGGAAAACATGAGATACTTGTTTGTTCCCGCGAGATTGATAAAGCTGTCAATGCAGCGGAGGAGTATACAAATATACTTTTATACAGAGGCCTGCAGTGTTACGGTATTACAGGATGCGGTAACGAGAAAGCTATCGAAGAAGCAGATGTGGTTGTGCTCTCCGTGCCCTACAAAGGTGTGATTTCCCTTATAAATAAACTATTGCCCCTGTTTAAAAATCAGATCGTTATCTCTCTTGTTGTTCCCATGACAAAAAATGGCCTGTTTAAATATACGCCCCCACATCAGGGAAGCGCAGCACTTGAGATACAGGAAATCCTTCCTAAAACCGTTAAAGTCGTTTCATCATACCATAATGTTTCAGCGCGAAAACTCGCAAAACTTGAATTAAGTCTTGATTATGATGTTGTAGTCTGCGGGGATGATGAGAATGCAAAGCAAACTGTTATGGAACTTACCCGCGAAATAAAATCCCTTCGTCCTCTTGATGGCGGAGGTCTTGCATCATCGTATATGATCGAGTCCCTGACGCCATTTTTGATCAATCTCGCTATCCGCAATGGTCTTTCTGACCTTGGCGTTAAGTTCGTATGA